A window from Telopea speciosissima isolate NSW1024214 ecotype Mountain lineage chromosome 8, Tspe_v1, whole genome shotgun sequence encodes these proteins:
- the LOC122672576 gene encoding agamous-like MADS-box protein AGL80 — translation MARKKVKLVFIQNDSARRATFKKRRRGIMKKVRELSTLCGVSACAIVYGPYESEPEVWPSLPEAKRVVSRFKSLPDMEQCKKMMNQEEFLMQRIAKLREQLKKQVKENQEKENTKLLFQCMSGEKDLNDLTLENLGDLVWLVDGRMKAIRDRIQLLARSPPPVPHLPPHPHPHPHPQYMMNMPTTTMDICDQRITRNNNNTPAAAAAAAMRDQVNSGGGDRMAAMEAVHAGHPSWFMDMNMNMNMMNHNENMGFPATNEVVMPSYMDNNTWTNNPFFS, via the coding sequence ATGGCTAGGAAGAAGGTTAAGCTGGTATTTATTCAAAATGACTCAGCCAGGAGAGCCACCTTCAAGAAAAGGAGGAGGGGGATAATGAAGAAGGTGAGGGAGTTGAGCACACTGTGCGGTGTGAGTGCGTGTGCCATCGTGTACGGTCCCTACGAGTCAGAGCCCGAGGTTTGGCCTTCCCTACCAGAAGCCAAACGTGTGGTGTCTCGGTTCAAGAGCTTGCCCGACATGGAACAATgcaagaagatgatgaaccaAGAAGAGTTCCTGATGCAGAGGATCGCCAAACTCAGGGAGCAACTGAAGAAGCAGGTGAAGGAGAaccaagagaaggagaacactAAACTCTTGTTCCAGTGCATGAGTGGTGAAAAGGATCTCAACGATCTCACCCTCGAGAATCTGGGCGATCTGGTATGGCTCGTCGATGGTAGGATGAAGGCCATTCGAGATAGGATCCAACTCCTCGCCAGGTCCCCTCCACCTGTTCCCCATCTccctccccatccccatccccatccccatcctcaGTACATGATGAACATGCCCACCACCACCATGGATATTTGTGATCAGAGGATCACgaggaacaacaacaacactcctgctgctgctgctgctgctgctatgaGAGATCAAGTGAATAGTGGTGGAGGAGATCGGATGGCGGCCATGGAGGCTGTGCATGCAGGACATCCCTCTTGGTTCATGGATATGAATATGAATATGAATATGATGAACCACAATGAAAACATGGGCTTCCCTGCAACCAATGAAGTGGTGATGCCCTCCTATATGGATAACAATACCTGGACCAATAATCCTTTCTTTTCCTGA